The following are from one region of the Candidatus Bathyarchaeia archaeon genome:
- a CDS encoding radical SAM protein, with product MKVSVSYPPIPTDKGTPLLSQNRQFQYFNEPTYIYPMVPASAATMLKAAGYETKWDDAISEQKSYDQWLHEIAKETPDLVAIEAKAPVIKRYWKSISDIKRVSPGTKTVLCGDHVTAYPEETLRNSEVDYVITGGDFDFSIKSLADYLDGRGKMEPGVWYRVNGSFESTGKFSQRHNLSEAPLIDRDLTKWRLYSVHNGNYKYTPGTYTMVGRDCWYRAGGGCTFCSWTIHYPSFNVRRPESYLQEVGILSEKYGVKEVFDDTGTFPVGEWLQKFCNGMIQTGLNKKILIGCNMRFGALSAEDYRLMKKAGFRFILYGLESANQKTLDMLNKGVTEKEQIDTCKMASEAGLDPHLTIMFGYPWETRDEAMKTVNTAKYLLKKGYAKTWQVTIVIPYPGTMLFEQAKANGWLKTEDWDRYDMREPILKTPMRDEEVMEIVQGLYKVAFDPEFIIRKVVSIRSLRDVKFMVRGAKNIFGHVKDFSPNQLS from the coding sequence TTGAAAGTCTCTGTTTCTTACCCACCTATTCCTACCGACAAAGGAACTCCACTTCTTTCTCAGAATAGGCAGTTCCAGTATTTCAACGAGCCCACTTACATTTACCCCATGGTTCCAGCGTCCGCCGCTACTATGCTCAAAGCTGCAGGCTATGAGACCAAATGGGACGATGCCATTTCGGAGCAGAAATCCTATGACCAGTGGTTGCACGAGATAGCCAAGGAAACCCCTGACCTAGTCGCGATCGAAGCTAAGGCCCCTGTGATAAAGCGCTACTGGAAGAGTATTTCCGATATCAAACGGGTCAGTCCAGGCACGAAGACTGTTCTGTGTGGCGACCACGTGACTGCCTACCCTGAAGAAACGCTCCGAAATAGTGAGGTAGATTACGTAATTACCGGTGGAGACTTCGACTTCTCCATCAAGAGTCTCGCCGACTACCTCGATGGAAGAGGTAAGATGGAACCGGGAGTTTGGTACAGAGTCAATGGATCGTTCGAGTCAACTGGGAAGTTTTCGCAACGACACAACTTGAGCGAGGCTCCGCTCATCGACCGAGACCTCACCAAGTGGAGGCTCTACAGCGTCCACAATGGCAACTACAAGTACACTCCAGGGACATACACGATGGTAGGAAGAGACTGCTGGTATAGGGCGGGAGGCGGATGCACGTTCTGTTCTTGGACAATCCACTATCCCTCCTTCAATGTCAGGAGACCAGAATCCTACCTGCAAGAAGTCGGAATTCTAAGCGAGAAGTATGGCGTCAAGGAGGTATTCGACGACACAGGTACTTTCCCTGTCGGAGAATGGCTCCAGAAATTCTGCAACGGCATGATCCAAACTGGACTCAACAAGAAGATCCTCATCGGTTGCAACATGCGATTCGGAGCTCTTTCGGCTGAAGATTACAGACTGATGAAGAAGGCAGGGTTTAGGTTCATTCTCTACGGGTTGGAATCTGCCAACCAGAAAACACTAGACATGCTGAACAAAGGAGTCACTGAGAAGGAGCAGATAGACACCTGTAAGATGGCGAGCGAAGCTGGACTTGATCCCCATCTCACCATAATGTTCGGGTACCCATGGGAGACCAGGGACGAAGCAATGAAGACAGTCAATACTGCAAAATATTTGTTAAAGAAAGGATATGCGAAAACTTGGCAAGTAACCATTGTCATCCCATACCCTGGAACCATGCTTTTCGAGCAGGCAAAAGCAAACGGTTGGTTGAAGACCGAAGACTGGGATAGATATGACATGAGGGAACCGATATTGAAAACTCCGATGAGGGATGAAGAAGTGATGGAAATAGTACAAGGACTCTACAAGGTAGCCTTTGACCCGGAATTCATTATTCGGAAGGTGGTTTCTATTCGAAGTCTTCGTGATGTGAAATTCATGGTTCGGGGAGCCAAGAATATTTTTGGTCACGTAAAGGATTTTTCCCCGAACCAGCTCTCGTGA
- a CDS encoding glycosyltransferase family 2 protein, producing MVETAQGILPHHDPPLVSIIVACMAIDSYTTECIQGCLQLDYPRFELLVLPDFDGTLHEDRIRVLPTGPVKPSEKRNMGVDAAKGEVIAFIDGDAYPDKDWLRNCIKYFDDPKVSAVGGPGLTPQSDSAMQKASGEILSSFLGSGPLSFRHSAKLPRRCDDLPTVNLIVRRSAFQDVGGFDSTYWPGEDTKFCRDLVYRMGGDALYAPDVMVYHHRRLLFRPHLKQIAGYGLHRGYFSKKFPENSRRLLYFIPSLFLLGIPAILLLGYLDEGFRYLSLLALLAYFLLIGIGAVMIGFRRRSPNLVGPIFLGAFATHLWYGAYFIKGLLSRKIDTHAASYKSNI from the coding sequence TCATGACCCTCCATTAGTATCGATCATAGTGGCCTGCATGGCAATTGATTCTTACACAACTGAGTGCATCCAGGGGTGCCTGCAACTTGACTATCCACGATTCGAGCTCCTAGTGTTACCCGACTTCGATGGAACCCTACACGAAGACCGGATTCGGGTCCTACCAACAGGACCTGTGAAACCTTCTGAAAAGAGGAACATGGGCGTGGACGCTGCAAAGGGTGAAGTCATCGCCTTTATTGATGGAGATGCCTATCCCGACAAAGACTGGCTGAGGAATTGCATCAAGTATTTTGATGATCCTAAGGTCTCCGCTGTTGGAGGACCGGGTCTCACTCCTCAGTCCGATAGCGCAATGCAGAAGGCGAGTGGCGAAATATTATCATCATTTCTTGGATCTGGACCATTGAGCTTCAGACATTCGGCTAAGCTTCCTCGAAGATGTGATGATCTACCTACGGTCAATCTGATTGTTCGCCGATCCGCATTCCAAGATGTGGGGGGATTCGACTCCACATATTGGCCTGGAGAAGATACGAAGTTTTGTCGAGATTTGGTCTACAGAATGGGTGGGGACGCTCTATATGCACCTGATGTGATGGTCTATCATCACCGCAGATTGCTGTTTCGTCCTCACCTGAAACAGATCGCTGGGTACGGGCTTCACCGAGGGTATTTTTCGAAGAAATTTCCCGAGAACAGTAGGCGACTTCTATACTTCATTCCTTCGCTCTTCCTACTGGGCATTCCCGCGATCTTGCTCTTGGGTTATCTTGACGAAGGTTTTAGGTATCTGTCTCTCCTTGCTCTGCTCGCCTATTTTCTCCTGATTGGGATTGGAGCTGTGATGATCGGCTTCAGACGGCGGAGTCCCAACCTTGTGGGTCCAATCTTCCTTGGAGCGTTTGCAACTCACCTTTGGTATGGCGCATATTTCATCAAAGGTCTTCTTTCTAGAAAAATTGACACGCACGCGGCCAGTTACAAATCTAATATATGA